DNA from Acidobacteriota bacterium:
GCTGTGCGGCTGAGGCCCGGTTTGCGGTCGAGTCGGAGCCAGATGTACGCGTTGGCGACGCCCTCGCCGTCCGCGTCGAGCACCCGGCCGGCGAGTCTGGCCCCCTCGCCCAACTGGACCTCGATCAGCCTCCCGGCCTGCGGGCTCACTGCGTTGACCTCAAGGCGCTCGTAGCCTTCGGCCTCGACGACGAGGTCGGCCGGCTCGGCGCGCAGTCCGGCGATGCGGAACGTGCCGTCCGTTTCCGTCAGCGCGGTCCGGATTTCCGGGTCGAGAGGCCGGAGATGGTCGATGTTGTTCTGGTGGACCTTGACCTGGGCGCCACGCACGGGGCGGCGCTGGAAGTCACGCACGACGCCCTCGATCGCCGCGCCGACATCGAGCGTGAGGATACCCACGTCCTTCGTCCCCTCGCCTGGCGGCACCTCGAATGCCGTCGCCCGGACGCTGACGTACTCCGGATGGCTCGCGGTCAGCTGGTGGCGTCCGGGTGGGGTGCCGGCGAACTCGAACACGCCGCGGGCGTCGGTCGTGCTGGTTCGCCGGGCGGCGATGTTCTGTGAGTACCCGCCGGCTCCCGTCACAGCGACCGGTAGCAGGGCGACCTCAGCGCCCGCAATGGGAGCGGCGTGCGTATCGGTGATCGCCCCCTGGACAAGGCGGCCGCGCGTGAGCACGAGCCGAACGGGCTTCCGCGTCGAGCCCGCGGGCGCCGCCGGAATGGAGATGGTTCCAGGTGCGTAGCTGTCCGCCTCAGCGTGGAGACGGTAGGTGTGACCGGACGCGACACCGGAGACGAAGAACCTCCCATCGGCGGCCGAAGTCGCCCTCCAGGTTCCGGGGCCGATGCTCCAGCCGCCACTTTGACCGGTCGGTTCGATCCACAGGTAGGCGCCCGCGACCGGCCGGCCGGCCGCGTCGACGACCTGACCGCCGAGGAGCGCCGCCGGCGCCAGCGCGATGTCGACGCCATCGGCGGACCCGATCCGCTCGGCTGTCACCATGGCGCTGGTTGCCTGGTAGCCGTCGGCGGCGATGCCGACCTGCGCCCGGCCGCGGTGGAGCCAGGTGCGCAGGACGAAGGCGCCGCCCGGGCCTGATCGCGTTTGCTCGCCGGGTCGGTGCCAGATCGCCGCACCGGGGACCGGACCGCCGGTGCTCTTGTCAGTGACGCGACCGGCGATCTCGGCCGGCGGCCTGAGCCGGACCTCGACGTTCGCGGGGACGCCGGCGTCGCTGGCCTCCGGTCCCAGGGGAGCGGTCCAGGCCAGGGAGTGATCCTCGGCAATCGCCTGGTAGATGAGGCTCTGGTCCGACGTGAGGCCTACCGTCGCCTGGCCGCGTTCGTCGGTCAGCGCCAGCGGTACGTCCTGGCTCTCGCCGACGGTGACCACGGCGCGGGGCGCCGGCCTGCCGCGCGGATCCAGTACTCGGACGGTGACGCCATGCCCCGGTGTCAACTCGAAGACGCCGCCGCGATCTCCGACGGGCCCAGCGCGCAGCCGGAACCCCTGCGCCGAAACGAAGGCGTTCACCTCCGCGGTCGGCATCGAGAACGTGGCCACTCCGGTGGCATCGGTGCGGGCGGCGGCGCGCCAGAAGCGCGGGTAGATCCGTTGCCGGGGTTGATTCCATCGCGGCCGCGCCGCGTTGGCTTCGGCGCGTTCCGAACGCCACAGGACGGGATCGGCAACTACCAGGGCGCCCTCGACGGGTCGGCCCTCGAGATCCTTCGCGCCGACCGTCAGAGTGTGCCAGTTCGGGACTTCGATGGGCGGCAGGACGGTCGGCGCCGCCAGTGGCGCCAGGCTGTGGGACACAGGCGCTACGGCGACGCCGCGTGCTTCCGGCGCCGCGCTTTCTGATGGAGCGGAGATGTCCAGCCGGTACGGACCCACGGCCGGCGCGGTCAGCGTGAAGGCACCGTCCGGGCCGGATCGGGTCGAATCCACGACTTCGCTCAGGGGATCAGACTCGCCCAGATCTTCGAGCCGGCGCTCGTAGCGGCTCGGAGAGGGCCGCAGTTCGAGATCCAGACCCGCTGCCGGTGCGCCCTGCTCGTCGACCAGCGTACCCGTGACGGTTAGTGCGGGACCGGGCGGCGGCTGCGCGTGCAGACGATTGGCGGTCAGGCCGGTCGAGAGACCAAGCGCCAAGCCCGTGCAAGCGGTGCCGAGCAGTACTCTCCGCATCGTGTCTTCTCCCTGGTTGTCGTAGCCCGAGCGCTACACGCACCACTCTAGAGAGGCGAGGGGAAGAACGCCGGACACCAGGTTGCGGATTCCGGCCATGTTCGCTCAAGACTGGCCATTCTCGGCCCTCCGTCTCGTTCGCAGCGGCGGGATGCCACGCGCCGTCACTCCTGTCTTTTTCGCTCTTTCCGCATCTCGACCCGGATCGGCTTGCGACGATCGGCTGCCGCGTAGTGCTCCGGTCCCAGCCAGACCCGCTTCGTGACGTAGCCCGCGGCGGCAATCCGGATCGCCTGCGGCACGTAGTCGGCGCGGGTTTTCAGTGTGAACTCTCCACCAGGACGGGCCCAGGCCAGTCTGTCTTGTCCGCGGTCAGTTCCTTCGAGCCTGTCATCGATCCAGATCGTTGCCAGGTCGACCGGCTCGTCGGTTTCGGCGTCCACCACCTGGCCTCGAAGCTCGAAAGCGGGCCAGAGGCGGACTTCCACGATCTGCGGTTCGCCGGACAGTGGTGGCTCGCGCTTCACGCGCGCGGTGCGGGCGAAGGCGCCGTCCTCGGCTTCGATCTGGTAAGAGATTCCCTTTCTCCCGGCGAGACCGACGGTTGCTTCGCCACGGTCGTCGGTGAGCGCCAGGGGAATGGCCTGGTACTCGCCGACTCGGATCACGGCTCGGGCGACAGGCGCTCCGTCGAGGTCCAGAGCCCGGAACGTGACGCCTTCCCCGCGCGTGAGCCTGAACGCCCCCCGGTCCCGGGACAGGTCGTCGAGGCTGAGGTTGAACCCGGGCGCCGAGACGGCGACGCTGGACTTGGCGGTAGGAAGGGAGAATCTCGCGATTCCACCTTCGTTGGTGCGTGCGCTCGCTCGACCGAAGGTTGGTGACGTCTTGCCCCTATGCAGCCAGGACGCGGGCTCGGACCACTCCGAGGCCTGGACAAGGACCAGCGCTCCTTCGACCGGCTGGCCTTCCTCGTCCACGACGCCGATGACCAGGTGATGCATCTTGGGAAGCTGGACGGGCGTGATGGCGTTCGGCCTGGCGCGCAGAACCCGTCTGACGTAGACCGGAGTGACAACGGTCGGCGGTTCGGTCCGTGGAGCGGTGGGCAGAATTTCGATCTGGTGAGGGCCCGCCCGGGATGCCACGAGTTGGAAACGCCCCTCGGAATCCGAACGCGTACGGTCGACGATCGGCACGGCGTTGGAGACGCCGAGTTCCCGCAGCCGGCGAGCGTGGCTGCCCGGGACCGGGATCAGTTGCACTTCAAGACCGGCTGCCGGTTCGAGGTCCGGGCCGATGAGGCGCCCGGCTACGATGGGTGCGTTGGACGGCTGTCGTGCAAGCAGGGCGGCCTCAGGCCGATCCAGAAGCCCCGGCGGCGACATCCAGACCAGCGCCGTGGTCAACGTGGCCGCGAGGAGGAACCCGCCGCGACGTGGTTGGCGAATGCGGTGCCTGCTTGCTGCTCTCATGCGATGCGACCTCGGTGGAGGGCGAGGCATGGCGAATCGGCGGCCCGCTGGACAGCCTAGCAGTGCCTGGCGGCAGTGGCGCTGCGTTCGACTCGTGTTGGGGTGCCGCTCATCGCTTGACGAACCGCCCCGGATCTGTTCGTCTTCATCGACGGTTCACGCGGGTGCGGCAGCGCGCCCCGGAGGGAGATGAATGGCAGGGCATCGAACGAGTCTGCTGGTTGCTCTGGTCGTGGCGCTGATCCTGCCGCAGGCGGCTCACGCCTACCTTGATCCAGCATCTGGCAGCATGATCCTGCAGGCGGTGATCGGTGGCGTGGCGGCCGCTGCGCTCGCCTTCAAGTACTACTGGCGGCGTATCCAGGCCTTCTTCGGCTACGGCAGCAACGACGAGCCAGAGTCCGAGTAGTGCGAGCCGGGGCCGCGCGCGAGTCCCAGGCCGAGCCTTCGTCCTTCCGCGATCCGGCGGGGCAGGTGATCGAGGGCCGAGACGGCCGCATCTTCCGCAGCGTCGCCCCGGTAGCGGTCGAGGAGTACCGCTATGTGCGGGCGTGCGGTCTCGTCGATGCACTGGTCGTAGAGGGCGGGCTGGTGGCGGCGGAGGAAGTGGATCCGGTCGAGGCCGGCGTCCTGCCACCGCCCGGGGGGTTGGTCCTGGAGCATCCCCGGCTGCCCTTCATCTCCTATCCGTACGAGTGGCCCTTCTCGCTGCTGAAGGAGGCGGCACTCCACCACCTGGAAACACAGATCCGGCTTCTCGACAGGGGCATCTCGCTCTCCGACGCGAGCGCCTACAACGTGCAGTTCAAGGGCGCCAAGCCGGTGTTCATCGACTGGCTGTCGCTGCGGCGCTACCGCGAGGGCGAGTACTGGGAGGGCCATTCGCAGTTCTGCGAACAGTTCCTGAATCCCCTGTTGCTGGCCTCGGAGCTCGGTGTGCCTCACAACGCCTGGTATCGCGGAATGCAGGAGGGGGTCCCGGGCCGCGAACTGGCGGCTTTGCTGCCGCGTCGGAAGCGCTTGTCACCAAGAATGCAGGCCCATGTCCTGCTGCCGCTTCGCTTCGAACGGCGAGCCGACTCGCGCAGTGATGCGGCGAAACGGACGGAGAGACGCCCGCTGCCTCGCAACGCATACCGGGGTCTCCTGACCCAGCTTCGGCGCTGGATCAAGAGTCTCGAACCCAAGGGCACGGACACGACCTGGAGCGATTACTCCCTGCTGACGAGCTACGACACGGGCGAAGCCTCGCGCAAGGCTGAATCGGTTCGCTCTTTCATTGCCAAGGCGCCGCCGGAGCAGCTTTGGGATCTCGGCTGCAACACGGGCGAGTTCGCCGCGATCGCCCTGGAGGAGGGCGTTCGCAGCGTGATCGGCTTCGATTCCGACTTCGGCGCGTTGGAGAGCGCCTGTGCCCGGGCGCGTTCGGATCGCCTGCGATTCCTGCCCCTCTACCAGGACCTCGCCAACCCGTCGCCTGACCAGGGCTGGTCCCAGACAGAGAGGCGCTCGCTGGCGCGCCGTTCCCGGAGCGCTGACGCCCTGGTGGCGTTGGCCGTGCTACACCACCTGGCCATCGGCCGCAACGTGCCGTTGCCTCGAATTGCCGCGTGGCTCGTTTCCCTCGCTCCGCGCGGACTGGTCGAGTTCGTTCCCCAGGGCGACCCGAGGGTAGACGATTTGCTCACGTTGCGCGGCGATCGCTTCGCCGACTACACGCCGGAGGCATGGGAAGCGGCGCTCGAGCCGTACGCCGCGATTCGTCACGTGGAGACGGTCTCGGCCAGCGGCCGGCGACTGTACACCTACGAGCGGAGGTGAAGACTTGGCTACGGTTCGACTCGCTGCTCAGGGTGCAGTCGAATCACCAGCCCCTCCTGGCGCTGCCCCGGGGCGATGTTCAGGGGGATCAGCGCGCCTTGGTAGCCGTCGCTGGTGACCCATAGCCGCTCGGCTCCGGGGCCGAGGTGGATCTCGAATCTCCCGGCATCTGCGCTGAAGTCGTGGCCGGCGATCCGGGCTGACCGATAGACGGCCTGGTCGTCGCCGGCTCTCGCGACGGCCGCCATACCTGCGGCATCGCCAGCCGTCAGATAGACGTCCCGGAGCGGCAAGTCGGTCGTCGCGTCGAGGACGATTCCGGACAGGATGGCCTCGGGCTGAAGATCGATCCGGAGGCCGTCGAGGTCTGTCTGCAGCTCGATCGACCGGTACTCCGTGCCGCCGGAGGGGGAAGAAACTGCCAGGCGATAGGAGCCGGCTTCCAGCCCCTCCAGCTCGAAGCGGCCCTCCTGATCGACCTCCGCGTGCGCTGCTCTCTCGCGCCCAAGGTGTTGGGCGCGCAGGTGCACGCCGACCAGAGGTTCGCCGGCGGCCAGCACCTGCCCGGTCAGCCGGAGACCGCGTTCGAACGGAAGCTCGACGAACTCCTCCGCGCCGGCCGCTTCGATCGTCACGGCGCGTTCGACGGAACGAGCCGTGAAGGAATCGCCGCGTCTGGCGAAGACCTGCCAGGTGCCGGGCGCCAGGTTCTCCATGGTGAAGTTGCCTTCGGTGTCCGGCGTGGCGCTTTGCCACTGCGCAAGCCGCGTCGCGGTGATCGTCACCTGCGCCAGATCGGCGGGCGGCAGGCCGGTGACGGCGCCCCTGAGGGAGGCGCCGGATTCGAGCACGATCTCGACGCCGGCTGCGCCTCCGCCATCGACGTCGATCGGTTCTGCGGGGCCGCTTTCCGCGTGCCCGGCTGCACGGGCGACGAGGAAGTAGCGTCCGGCCTCCAGACCAGTGAGGTGAAAGGAGCCGTCGCTGCCGGACACCGTCGTGGTCGGCGGATGCACGTACTTTCGCAGGTAGATTGCCGTGTTCGCGGCCTCCTCGGGATGGGCCTCGACGGTCGCCGAGGCCGGAGCGCCGTTGGCGAACCGGACGAAGCCGTTGATCTCGCCGCCGGCCTGGAGTTGGACTGCCATCTCGGTGTTTCCGGGGCCGACGACGATCTCCCGTGTGTCGTCCGGGTGTTCTGGATGCTGGACAGTCAGTGTGGCCGGGCCTGCGGTGACGTCGAGTCGGGCGCGTCCGCTGCCGTCCGTCGTGCCGTACTCGCTCGATTGGCCTGCGTCCTTCGGCTCCAGTCGAATCCGCGCTTCGGTGACGGGTTGCCCGGAGGAAGCCGTCACGATGACCGTCAGACGGTCCTGGGCGTGAAGCCGCAGTTCGACCGTCCGCTCGGATCCGGAAACGAACTCGAGACGATCGGAGCGGGCGGCCTCGCTGCCGGCGCTCGCTTCGACGAACCAGAGTCCTGGAATCACGTGCCCGAAGCTGAAGCGGCCGTCGCCATCGGTCCGTGTCCTCGTATCTCTCAAGTACCAGTCGCGCACCCGCATTCGGGTCGAGTCGTCAGGCTCCAGGTTGACTCGGGCGCCGACAGCAGCGGTCCCCGCAGCCGTCAGTACGCGGCCCGAGAGAGAGGCGCCTCGCGCGAGTTGGATCAGGATCGGCTCCCCGGTGGCCGGTCGTGCCCCTTGAAGCGTGGACAAGGCGTAGCCCTCCGCTTCGACCGTGAGATCGACCTGCTCGTGCGGAAGTCCGGCAAGCCGGAAGTTGCCGTCCGCGTCCGTTGTGGCCGTCCGTTCCTGGTCGCGGGCCCAACTGTAGCTGCGGAACCGTATGCTCGCTCCCTCGACTGGTTCCCGCTCGGGGCCGACGACAACACCGAGGATCTCGGCGCCTGGAACCAGCGTGAACTCCCCGAGGTCGATCTCTCCCCGCCCTTCGGGAACTTCGACCGGGAGAGCGCCGGGGCTGACGTGCTCGCTGTGGGACACGTTCACGTTGTACTCGCCAGTGTTCACGGCGGCGATCCGGAACGCCCCCTGTTCGTTGGTTGCGACCGCTTCGGTGGCGTCCTCCCTAAGGAGGCTCGCGAACCTTGACTGCTTCTCTTCCGGCCACGTCAGCTTGACTTCCGCACCGGTCACCGGGTTGCCGTCGGTGTCGACGACACGGCCGCGGGCCTGACGACCATTGGCCAGCCGGATCCGGACCGGACTGGCGGCCGCGCCGGGCTCGTAGGGTGGCAGCTCGATGGCGGAACTGGGGAATCCCGCGGCCCGGATCGTGAGCCGGTACGGGTTGCCGTAAACGATGCCGGACATTCGGAATGAACCGTTGTCCGCCGAGGTCGCGTCCGGCGGCCAGATGGCGATCATGCCGGTGATCGAATCCGTGGTTCGAGGCCGGGCCGAGATGTCTGCACCGGCAACCGGCTGGCCGGCGGGGTCCGTGACAAAGCCATAGAGCGGAGCCGCCGGTCTCAATGCGACCGCCGTCTCGTTGGTTACGCCGTCCTCAGGGACTAGTGCACTCACACCCGTTGCGACGTAGCCTTCGGCCTGGACCCACAGGCGCCTCGATTCTCTTCGGGGCCTGGATTCCAGCAGGAACTCGCCAGTGGGAGCGCTCAACGCGTTCTCGCCGGGGGCGCCCACGACCCAGATCGCTGCGTTCTCGACTGGAGAGCCGGAAACGCGATCGATGACGCGACCCGGAATCCGGAGCGGCGGTTCCAGCCGAGAATCGACGATGCGTTCAAAGGCAGCAGGGGCGGAGGCCGCGGCATCGGGCTGGGAAACCCGGGCGAAGGCATTGTCCCAGCCCAGCAACTCGAAGGCGATCCCGGTGCCGGCGACCTTGCCGGCGGTGACGTCGCCTTGTTCGTCGGTTAGTGCCAGGGGCGCCCTGGCGTTGCCTGTTGTCCGCAGGAGGACTCCGGGCGCCGGTGCGCCGTCCGGTCCACGGACCCGGAACCTGATGCCCGGGTCGGGTGTTAGGACGAACGTCGCACGCCCGGACTCCGTGGCGCCCGTCTCGACACCAAAGCCCTTCGCCGAAACGACGACGTTGGCATCCGCGGTCGGCATGAGGAAGCGGGCGACACCCTGGGCATCCGTTCTTGCGGAGGCGCGTTGGAAGCGGGTGTGGAGGCGTTTCCGCTCCTCGCCGGAGGCCGACCGTTCCTGACGGGCGGACCTGGACCGGGTGGGAATCGCGACCACCAACGCTCCTTTGATCGGTCGGCCGTCGGCGTCTAGGACCCGGGCGGCCACGAGACGTCGATTGGGCAGCTCATTGGGTTCAAGAACCCGCGGTGCCTCCAGGGGTACGAGGTCTCCGTACACGAGGGGCACGACGGCATCCGGCGAGGCGACTGGCGGCGCGGTCCGGATCTCCAGGCGGTAGGGGCCGGGGACCGGCGCTCTGAGCGAGAAGCTGCCGTCCAGGCCCGATTGGCCGCGGTCCACGGCCGGTGGCAGGGCATCGTAGCCGAGCAGGTCGAGGTCGATCTCGTAGTCGCTCGGGTAGGGGCGGAGCACGACCTCGACGCCGGCCGCGGCGACTCCGCGTTCGTCGACGAGCGTGCCCGTGACCCCGAGCGGCACGTCGATGTTGGGCTGGGCCCAGAGTCCGGAGGCTGCGAGGCCGGCCAGTCCGAGGAGCAGGAGCAGCCGGCTCACTCTGGTCGGCGACCCCTGGTTCAGCTCAGGCATTTCAGTGGCGTGCCCTGGCCGCATCCGCGGCGATCAGATGCGCAAGATAGATCGGTTCGCCGGTGGCGGCGTTGACGACCACGCCGGCGATCGTCGCGGCAGCCGCTTCCAGCTCAATGCGGACGCCCTCCAGGTCGCTCTCGAGGTCGATCGCCTGGAGTTCGATCCGGAGTTCGTTGGCCCCGGGCGACAGTTCCACTTGCCGCGATTCATCCCCGAGTCGCTCGTGTTCCACCTCGACCGTCGCGGGGCCG
Protein-coding regions in this window:
- a CDS encoding carboxypeptidase regulatory-like domain-containing protein, producing MRRVLLGTACTGLALGLSTGLTANRLHAQPPPGPALTVTGTLVDEQGAPAAGLDLELRPSPSRYERRLEDLGESDPLSEVVDSTRSGPDGAFTLTAPAVGPYRLDISAPSESAAPEARGVAVAPVSHSLAPLAAPTVLPPIEVPNWHTLTVGAKDLEGRPVEGALVVADPVLWRSERAEANAARPRWNQPRQRIYPRFWRAAARTDATGVATFSMPTAEVNAFVSAQGFRLRAGPVGDRGGVFELTPGHGVTVRVLDPRGRPAPRAVVTVGESQDVPLALTDERGQATVGLTSDQSLIYQAIAEDHSLAWTAPLGPEASDAGVPANVEVRLRPPAEIAGRVTDKSTGGPVPGAAIWHRPGEQTRSGPGGAFVLRTWLHRGRAQVGIAADGYQATSAMVTAERIGSADGVDIALAPAALLGGQVVDAAGRPVAGAYLWIEPTGQSGGWSIGPGTWRATSAADGRFFVSGVASGHTYRLHAEADSYAPGTISIPAAPAGSTRKPVRLVLTRGRLVQGAITDTHAAPIAGAEVALLPVAVTGAGGYSQNIAARRTSTTDARGVFEFAGTPPGRHQLTASHPEYVSVRATAFEVPPGEGTKDVGILTLDVGAAIEGVVRDFQRRPVRGAQVKVHQNNIDHLRPLDPEIRTALTETDGTFRIAGLRAEPADLVVEAEGYERLEVNAVSPQAGRLIEVQLGEGARLAGRVLDADGEGVANAYIWLRLDRKPGLSRTAWSPEAPRHDATTDSDGRFLFEALGAGPWLVDVGGEQLAEDIGAIPLRPGEEREIELHLSARAHLAGVVTDPYGEPVTGAEILVQPRDAAGQVTGTHHSARTDAGGGYQAYRVPSGPARIVARHPDYRDGVAEVVIDGGTNEVDLKLQPGWEISGTVTTAAGAPLALARVEAYLSEPPASLDDLADARRQVLPRVPLEAVTDQSGNYRIGGLDHGRYELRAHADGYARAASGRFPVRVAGVSVAGVDFVLHRGITLRGAVTGRPPEAFAGISVRAAQERLLGGITTPDLEGGFELDALGPGRWTVSAEEADGRRVERSVTLETGPGEAFVELRFEPGFTLTGEVLSQGRPSAGGEVYVVEGTTRYGPGRTARIDQQGRFHIDGLAAGSYKVMIAEQNGVTHSRKIELQADQDIFVDLDPPAVLAGTVIDAVTREPVAGANLVAIVVDPEAELAPGAEEEWIPAGFTQSNANGEYRLEFAPRKATSLMVQRQGYDGFGVALDLAPGERRGGFLIELKPRVAAPSVPASNPTWQSPSRSVPSRRDGGRSGATRRPGPPSCGPGSEPPTRRASSHRRSDD
- a CDS encoding class I SAM-dependent methyltransferase; its protein translation is MRAGAARESQAEPSSFRDPAGQVIEGRDGRIFRSVAPVAVEEYRYVRACGLVDALVVEGGLVAAEEVDPVEAGVLPPPGGLVLEHPRLPFISYPYEWPFSLLKEAALHHLETQIRLLDRGISLSDASAYNVQFKGAKPVFIDWLSLRRYREGEYWEGHSQFCEQFLNPLLLASELGVPHNAWYRGMQEGVPGRELAALLPRRKRLSPRMQAHVLLPLRFERRADSRSDAAKRTERRPLPRNAYRGLLTQLRRWIKSLEPKGTDTTWSDYSLLTSYDTGEASRKAESVRSFIAKAPPEQLWDLGCNTGEFAAIALEEGVRSVIGFDSDFGALESACARARSDRLRFLPLYQDLANPSPDQGWSQTERRSLARRSRSADALVALAVLHHLAIGRNVPLPRIAAWLVSLAPRGLVEFVPQGDPRVDDLLTLRGDRFADYTPEAWEAALEPYAAIRHVETVSASGRRLYTYERR
- a CDS encoding carboxypeptidase regulatory-like domain-containing protein produces the protein MRAASRHRIRQPRRGGFLLAATLTTALVWMSPPGLLDRPEAALLARQPSNAPIVAGRLIGPDLEPAAGLEVQLIPVPGSHARRLRELGVSNAVPIVDRTRSDSEGRFQLVASRAGPHQIEILPTAPRTEPPTVVTPVYVRRVLRARPNAITPVQLPKMHHLVIGVVDEEGQPVEGALVLVQASEWSEPASWLHRGKTSPTFGRASARTNEGGIARFSLPTAKSSVAVSAPGFNLSLDDLSRDRGAFRLTRGEGVTFRALDLDGAPVARAVIRVGEYQAIPLALTDDRGEATVGLAGRKGISYQIEAEDGAFARTARVKREPPLSGEPQIVEVRLWPAFELRGQVVDAETDEPVDLATIWIDDRLEGTDRGQDRLAWARPGGEFTLKTRADYVPQAIRIAAAGYVTKRVWLGPEHYAAADRRKPIRVEMRKERKRQE
- a CDS encoding carboxypeptidase regulatory-like domain-containing protein, with translation MPELNQGSPTRVSRLLLLLGLAGLAASGLWAQPNIDVPLGVTGTLVDERGVAAAGVEVVLRPYPSDYEIDLDLLGYDALPPAVDRGQSGLDGSFSLRAPVPGPYRLEIRTAPPVASPDAVVPLVYGDLVPLEAPRVLEPNELPNRRLVAARVLDADGRPIKGALVVAIPTRSRSARQERSASGEERKRLHTRFQRASARTDAQGVARFLMPTADANVVVSAKGFGVETGATESGRATFVLTPDPGIRFRVRGPDGAPAPGVLLRTTGNARAPLALTDEQGDVTAGKVAGTGIAFELLGWDNAFARVSQPDAAASAPAAFERIVDSRLEPPLRIPGRVIDRVSGSPVENAAIWVVGAPGENALSAPTGEFLLESRPRRESRRLWVQAEGYVATGVSALVPEDGVTNETAVALRPAAPLYGFVTDPAGQPVAGADISARPRTTDSITGMIAIWPPDATSADNGSFRMSGIVYGNPYRLTIRAAGFPSSAIELPPYEPGAAASPVRIRLANGRQARGRVVDTDGNPVTGAEVKLTWPEEKQSRFASLLREDATEAVATNEQGAFRIAAVNTGEYNVNVSHSEHVSPGALPVEVPEGRGEIDLGEFTLVPGAEILGVVVGPEREPVEGASIRFRSYSWARDQERTATTDADGNFRLAGLPHEQVDLTVEAEGYALSTLQGARPATGEPILIQLARGASLSGRVLTAAGTAAVGARVNLEPDDSTRMRVRDWYLRDTRTRTDGDGRFSFGHVIPGLWFVEASAGSEAARSDRLEFVSGSERTVELRLHAQDRLTVIVTASSGQPVTEARIRLEPKDAGQSSEYGTTDGSGRARLDVTAGPATLTVQHPEHPDDTREIVVGPGNTEMAVQLQAGGEINGFVRFANGAPASATVEAHPEEAANTAIYLRKYVHPPTTTVSGSDGSFHLTGLEAGRYFLVARAAGHAESGPAEPIDVDGGGAAGVEIVLESGASLRGAVTGLPPADLAQVTITATRLAQWQSATPDTEGNFTMENLAPGTWQVFARRGDSFTARSVERAVTIEAAGAEEFVELPFERGLRLTGQVLAAGEPLVGVHLRAQHLGRERAAHAEVDQEGRFELEGLEAGSYRLAVSSPSGGTEYRSIELQTDLDGLRIDLQPEAILSGIVLDATTDLPLRDVYLTAGDAAGMAAVARAGDDQAVYRSARIAGHDFSADAGRFEIHLGPGAERLWVTSDGYQGALIPLNIAPGQRQEGLVIRLHPEQRVEP